In the Nomascus leucogenys isolate Asia chromosome 5, Asia_NLE_v1, whole genome shotgun sequence genome, one interval contains:
- the LOC115835208 gene encoding uncharacterized protein C11orf96-like produces MEKGSSDKAGHTFKKRGTDGVGDEQGVEAGVTGQVAARVWETHSARLGGDSGWKGGGGSRWEKAGKGQAGSSEGGWPEELGPGARPAPRTWTGAARRERPHVGASGGGEVTGAGRRRSNGRKSPGARPGAAGRLTRGLRGRRPPGPACAAAADWPRPGAADVGKGSARRPGRGDGGGELGYLCLFPDHIVGAEQVS; encoded by the coding sequence aTGGAAAAAGGCAGTAGCGACAAGGCAGGGCACACATTTAAAAAGAGAGGGACAGACGGTGTGGGAGATGAGCAGGGGGTAGAAGCAGGCGTGACGGGTCAGGTAGCAGCCAGGGTTTGGGAGACCCACAGCGCTAGGCTGGGTGGAGACAGCGGCTGGAAGGGCGGTGGGGGCTCCCGCTGGGAGAAAGCGGGAAAGGGGCAAGCGGGGAGCTCGGAAGGGGGGTGGCCAGAGGAGTTGGGGCCCGGGGCCCGCCCGGCACCCCGCACCTGGACGGGAGCAGCGCGTCGGGAGCGGCCGCACGTGGGTGCGAGCGGCGGCGGGGAGGTAACTGGTGCCGGGCGCCGCCGCAGCAATGGCCGGAAAAGCCCGGGGGCACGACCGGGAGCCGCGGGCCGCCTCACACGTGGGCTGCGCGGCCGCCGCCCGCCGGGCCCAGCCTGCGCGGCCGCCGCGGACTGGCCGAGGCCCGGCGCGGCCGACGTCGGGAAAGGGTCGGCGCGCCGGCCAGGGCGCGGAGACGGGGGCGGCGAACTCGGTTACCTCTGCCTGTTTCCGGACCACATTGTCGGGGCTGAGCAGGTTTCCTAG